The following coding sequences lie in one Spirosoma sp. KUDC1026 genomic window:
- a CDS encoding BlaI/MecI/CopY family transcriptional regulator: MELRELTKAEEEIMRVLWQLKKGFVKDVLAELPEPKPAYNTVSTIIRILEKKGMVGYTAYGKTHEYYPLITEEAYRRFQTEQLMSNYFDNSLKKLVSFFVQDKNISLNEADEIIRLLNQTKDK; this comes from the coding sequence ATGGAACTTCGAGAACTTACCAAGGCTGAAGAAGAGATTATGCGTGTCCTCTGGCAGCTAAAAAAAGGCTTTGTCAAGGACGTACTGGCCGAGCTGCCCGAACCGAAACCTGCCTATAACACGGTATCGACTATTATCCGGATTCTGGAAAAAAAGGGCATGGTTGGCTACACGGCGTATGGAAAAACGCACGAATACTACCCACTGATTACGGAAGAGGCTTACCGGCGTTTCCAGACCGAGCAGCTCATGAGCAACTACTTCGACAATTCACTGAAAAAACTGGTCTCGTTCTTCGTGCAGGACAAAAACATCAGCCTGAACGAAGCCGACGAAATCATCAGGCTTCTTAACCAAACCAAAGACAAATGA
- a CDS encoding TonB family protein has protein sequence MNALDYFLKANLYGLLLAGCYVLLLRRHTFFGLNRIYLLASAVLSLVLPLATLPSEAPETLPIPTGVIILPATIAPAETGPDWAVWGAWGYGVVALVLLAALLTRVFSLLRTIRQSEKIDYSDHIQVLPTNSATPTFSFFQYVVLSPADRDNALILQHELVHVRQWHSVDVLAMQVLRSLFWACPALWLLERALRQVHEFLADQQASAYERNYARLLVDYSFGLQPVSLANGFFNPSLLKQRIQMLQQRATSRWALGKYVLIAPLVLSLLAMTTARDEITDLVADRVSGQSITVSGRVINAADGKAISGAVVMNGTKAATTNQNGFYKLSNIDSRGKLVISSLGYRTDILLLTSLSKRIKHNALTLNPSLTPTLEDELPAMGSTSDYKAVKPNPSMPLKIVPTRIVKNGVVFTAASEPAIFPTGVPGLMNYVAHNLHYPTKARAAGLEGDVYVTFTISPTGKVKDAKVNRTLKSVGGGCEEEAIRVVSKMPNWIPAKQNGQPVTVRYQIPIRFELENLDANREVISQPAGNARVVSGKVVSAVDGKGLPGATIIIKDQTRGTTTNAKGEYKINTSPSESLIFSFVGFKSQLIKVANRSVINVALATESPAVNKKKVTAAPATKQPESRSFVAVNDKGNAHLTIYSEGSSRTYSLPDSMRKTKVSVKAPSGAKPLYIIDGVEQPDQELKALDPNAIESINVLKGDHTATYGVRGKDGVILITTKKK, from the coding sequence ATGAACGCGCTCGACTACTTCCTGAAAGCCAACCTCTACGGTCTGCTGTTGGCGGGCTGTTATGTCCTGCTGCTGCGTCGGCACACGTTTTTCGGCCTCAACCGGATTTACCTGCTGGCATCTGCCGTTCTGTCGCTGGTGCTGCCGCTGGCAACCCTGCCCAGTGAGGCACCGGAAACTCTGCCTATCCCCACGGGGGTGATCATCCTACCGGCCACAATCGCACCCGCAGAGACTGGCCCCGACTGGGCGGTCTGGGGCGCATGGGGGTACGGAGTCGTTGCGCTGGTACTTCTGGCAGCCCTGCTAACACGGGTGTTCAGCCTGCTACGTACCATCCGGCAGTCAGAAAAAATTGATTACAGTGATCATATACAGGTCTTACCAACCAATTCTGCCACCCCAACCTTCTCCTTTTTTCAATACGTCGTGCTCAGCCCCGCCGACCGGGATAATGCGCTGATTCTCCAGCACGAACTGGTTCACGTTCGGCAGTGGCACAGCGTCGACGTACTGGCGATGCAGGTCTTGCGTAGTCTGTTCTGGGCCTGTCCGGCGCTGTGGCTGCTGGAGCGGGCGCTCCGGCAGGTGCACGAGTTCCTGGCCGATCAGCAGGCGTCGGCGTACGAACGCAATTATGCCCGGTTGCTGGTCGATTATAGTTTTGGCCTCCAGCCCGTATCTCTGGCAAACGGCTTCTTTAATCCGTCGCTGCTCAAACAGCGTATCCAGATGCTTCAGCAGCGGGCTACGAGCCGATGGGCATTAGGCAAATACGTCCTGATTGCCCCGCTGGTACTGAGTCTGCTGGCAATGACGACGGCGCGGGATGAGATCACGGATCTTGTAGCAGATCGGGTTTCTGGCCAGTCAATTACCGTATCAGGGCGGGTAATTAATGCTGCTGATGGTAAGGCTATTTCTGGTGCTGTTGTCATGAATGGAACTAAAGCTGCTACTACCAACCAGAATGGATTTTATAAGCTCAGCAATATTGATTCAAGAGGAAAACTTGTGATTAGTTCATTAGGTTACCGAACGGATATACTCCTGTTGACTAGCTTATCCAAACGGATAAAGCATAATGCATTAACGCTGAATCCTAGCCTAACTCCCACCTTGGAAGACGAGCTTCCTGCCATGGGTTCTACCTCTGATTACAAAGCCGTTAAGCCTAATCCATCGATGCCCTTGAAGATTGTACCTACTCGTATTGTAAAAAATGGAGTAGTATTTACCGCTGCGTCCGAGCCGGCTATATTCCCAACAGGAGTCCCAGGTCTGATGAATTACGTGGCTCATAACTTACACTATCCTACTAAAGCTAGAGCCGCAGGTTTGGAAGGAGATGTTTATGTCACGTTTACTATTTCGCCAACCGGTAAAGTAAAAGATGCGAAAGTAAATAGAACGCTTAAATCTGTTGGTGGGGGTTGCGAAGAAGAGGCCATTCGTGTGGTAAGCAAAATGCCGAACTGGATACCTGCTAAACAAAACGGGCAACCTGTAACCGTGCGTTATCAAATTCCAATTCGTTTTGAACTGGAAAATCTCGATGCTAATCGAGAAGTCATTAGTCAGCCTGCGGGCAACGCAAGGGTTGTTTCCGGAAAGGTAGTCAGCGCAGTCGATGGGAAAGGTCTGCCGGGGGCCACGATCATTATTAAAGATCAGACAAGGGGTACGACAACAAATGCGAAGGGCGAATACAAAATCAATACGTCGCCATCGGAATCCCTGATTTTTAGTTTTGTTGGCTTTAAATCTCAGCTTATCAAAGTGGCCAATCGATCTGTCATCAACGTAGCCCTGGCAACGGAATCTCCGGCAGTCAATAAAAAGAAAGTAACGGCCGCTCCCGCTACCAAACAGCCCGAATCACGCTCGTTTGTCGCCGTCAACGACAAGGGAAATGCCCACTTAACTATCTACAGCGAGGGAAGTTCTCGGACGTATTCGCTGCCGGATTCAATGCGAAAGACGAAGGTCTCAGTAAAGGCTCCTTCGGGCGCAAAGCCTCTCTACATCATCGATGGCGTTGAGCAGCCTGATCAGGAACTCAAGGCATTAGATCCAAACGCAATTGAGTCGATCAACGTACTCAAAGGCGACCATACCGCTACGTATGGTGTGAGAGGCAAAGACGGCGTAATTCTTATAACCACGAAAAAGAAATGA
- a CDS encoding TonB family protein, with the protein MSTFSYPLTASLYLVLFYGCYALFLRRNTFFGLNRAYLLLSVLASLALPFVELPSQATESLPVGTVTLPAFTVGAADTSTTDGLSLSQWLWLIYGAGVAVMLIRLVVNLRAVFTLIRTGTVESWQGLRLVQLPDDSTPSFSFGRYLVLSQTDALLRPDMLIRHEIAHIRQRHTADILFIELVWAAFWFNPVLYFYKRSLQEVHEFLADQAAVRQETNPQNTSSDYARQLVAYALQTSPSALTTPFASLSTLKQRILMLQKPASNRSALLRYALVLPVAALLIMCTQPEKELVQVEKKNNVITDIPKSNQFKGVQGEVYTVVEKQPEFPGGMKALGNYMEKNLKYPMPAQRANVSGRVFLSFIVTTDGEIKNVEVLKGLGFGTDEEALRVVAAMPRWTPGSQDGVPVNVKYNLPINFVLEEEGDIDGQTSEDLKKTYNTFLVNGKSVGYDGYIKAMKAVTALMNEKDSKIGIQFDAKNGVLAMKTENYNL; encoded by the coding sequence ATGAGCACCTTCTCCTATCCCCTAACCGCCAGTTTATATCTGGTACTGTTCTACGGCTGTTACGCCTTATTCCTGCGCCGGAACACGTTCTTCGGCCTTAACCGCGCCTATTTGCTGCTCAGCGTGCTGGCTTCGCTGGCGCTGCCCTTCGTTGAACTGCCGAGTCAGGCCACCGAGTCGCTGCCCGTTGGCACCGTTACGTTGCCTGCGTTCACCGTTGGCGCTGCCGATACGTCGACAACAGATGGCCTTTCACTCAGTCAGTGGTTATGGTTGATCTATGGGGCTGGCGTTGCGGTGATGCTGATCCGGCTAGTGGTCAACCTGCGCGCCGTTTTTACGCTCATCCGAACGGGCACCGTCGAGTCGTGGCAGGGCCTGCGGCTCGTTCAGCTTCCTGACGATTCAACACCTTCGTTTTCGTTCGGTCGGTATCTGGTCCTAAGCCAGACGGATGCATTACTCCGCCCCGATATGCTGATTCGTCATGAGATCGCTCATATCCGGCAGCGGCACACAGCCGACATTTTGTTCATTGAGCTGGTGTGGGCGGCCTTCTGGTTCAATCCGGTGCTGTATTTCTACAAGCGCTCTCTCCAGGAAGTCCACGAATTTCTGGCCGATCAGGCAGCCGTTCGTCAGGAAACGAATCCCCAAAACACATCATCCGATTACGCCCGGCAACTAGTTGCCTATGCGCTTCAAACATCCCCCAGTGCACTTACTACTCCTTTCGCATCCTTATCAACCTTAAAACAACGTATCCTCATGTTACAAAAACCCGCTTCCAATCGCTCAGCACTGCTACGCTATGCGCTCGTGCTACCCGTTGCTGCCCTCCTGATCATGTGTACCCAGCCTGAAAAAGAACTGGTTCAGGTAGAGAAAAAGAACAATGTCATCACCGACATTCCGAAGTCCAACCAATTCAAAGGTGTGCAGGGAGAAGTGTACACCGTCGTTGAAAAGCAGCCCGAGTTTCCGGGTGGTATGAAAGCACTTGGCAACTACATGGAGAAAAATCTGAAGTATCCAATGCCCGCTCAGCGCGCTAACGTTAGTGGTCGGGTATTTCTCAGCTTCATCGTGACAACCGATGGCGAGATCAAAAATGTGGAAGTACTCAAAGGGCTTGGGTTTGGCACCGACGAAGAAGCCCTCCGCGTGGTAGCCGCTATGCCCCGCTGGACACCTGGATCGCAGGATGGAGTACCGGTCAACGTCAAATACAATCTTCCGATCAATTTTGTCTTGGAAGAGGAAGGAGACATCGATGGCCAGACCAGTGAAGACCTGAAGAAGACATATAATACCTTTCTTGTTAACGGCAAGTCTGTTGGATATGATGGCTACATAAAGGCAATGAAAGCAGTTACTGCTCTCATGAACGAGAAGGATTCAAAAATAGGAATTCAGTTCGACGCAAAAAATGGTGTTCTAGCAATGAAGACTGAGAACTACAATCTTTAA
- a CDS encoding energy transducer TonB yields MLQKPASNRSALLRYAFVLPVAALLTMCTQPEKELTATEQPIAGEIYTVVEKQPEFPGGMAALGNYMSKTIKYPAAAERANVSGRVYVSFVVTTTGEIKNVEILKGLGFGTDEEAARVVAAMPHWKPGSQGGTPVNVKYNLPINFSLDGTPPSSNRSSSDMMQDIKVFTVNGKEVTKEEARNVDPNVIVRMDVDKEQGTVAITTK; encoded by the coding sequence ATGTTACAAAAACCCGCGTCCAATCGCTCTGCGCTGCTACGCTATGCCTTCGTATTACCTGTAGCCGCCCTGTTAACCATGTGTACGCAGCCCGAAAAAGAACTGACGGCCACCGAACAACCTATAGCAGGTGAGATTTACACCGTTGTTGAAAAACAACCCGAGTTTCCGGGTGGCATGGCAGCACTGGGCAACTATATGTCTAAGACTATTAAATATCCAGCAGCTGCCGAGCGTGCCAATGTTAGCGGGCGGGTATATGTCTCCTTTGTTGTGACAACAACCGGCGAGATTAAAAACGTCGAGATACTCAAAGGGCTTGGCTTTGGAACCGACGAAGAAGCCGCCCGCGTGGTAGCGGCTATGCCCCACTGGAAACCAGGTTCTCAAGGCGGAACACCCGTTAACGTAAAGTACAATCTGCCCATCAATTTTTCCCTCGACGGTACACCACCATCGTCCAACCGCTCGTCGTCCGACATGATGCAAGACATAAAAGTCTTTACGGTTAACGGTAAAGAAGTCACGAAGGAGGAAGCCAGGAACGTTGATCCGAACGTAATTGTGCGGATGGACGTCGACAAAGAACAGGGCACCGTTGCCATTACCACGAAGTAA
- a CDS encoding SixA phosphatase family protein, protein MRQIALCLLLLTVLTACSTTTVYVVRHAEKVSETDSTDLNPVGFRRAAALADKLGNEPIDSIFTTPYRRTRQTAEPLAKRLSVPVRDYPAKPTSTITERVKAIRGKTVLVVGHSNTILEIVKGLDAQPSLTKIGSDDFDNLFRVRIKRKPFGTSVKLTELTYGEPTK, encoded by the coding sequence ATGCGCCAAATTGCTCTCTGCCTGCTTTTACTGACCGTGCTAACCGCCTGCTCGACAACGACGGTGTACGTAGTACGTCATGCCGAAAAAGTGTCCGAAACCGACTCGACAGATCTGAATCCGGTGGGTTTCAGACGGGCTGCCGCACTGGCGGATAAACTGGGGAATGAGCCCATCGACTCCATCTTCACGACGCCGTATCGGCGGACCCGGCAAACGGCGGAACCACTGGCAAAACGCCTATCGGTGCCGGTGCGTGACTATCCGGCAAAGCCGACCAGCACCATTACGGAGCGGGTTAAAGCCATCAGAGGGAAAACGGTGCTGGTGGTGGGGCACAGCAACACAATTCTGGAAATCGTAAAAGGGCTGGATGCCCAGCCCTCGCTTACGAAAATCGGATCGGATGATTTTGATAATCTGTTTCGGGTACGTATCAAACGTAAGCCGTTCGGCACATCCGTCAAGCTAACCGAGTTGACCTACGGCGAGCCAACGAAGTAA
- a CDS encoding redoxin domain-containing protein gives MTLEFTNELGDIRPVQTKPRHRSAAVAPLVSGDTAPFFSLSSATGEWRSSLFNHAQPATSVSLLSLAATKPVVVSFYCPCWGAYAEPHLDALIRLSDELQKSGAELIVLSNESPKALQRQGKVVDFLFAYDADWQVARQFGVYSEDNPVWDRVSGISDEAFVPALYVIGPDRQIIYHGIDENFDSPLNTEAVLEAVDSVSAATPDLIDTVPFNPYSLGFFGLWLAGLIAAVAM, from the coding sequence ATGACGCTTGAATTCACGAACGAACTAGGCGATATCCGCCCTGTCCAGACAAAACCTCGTCATAGATCAGCCGCTGTTGCGCCGTTGGTTTCGGGTGATACGGCTCCTTTTTTCAGCCTGTCGAGTGCGACCGGCGAGTGGCGCTCGTCGCTGTTTAATCACGCCCAGCCCGCTACGTCGGTGTCGCTGCTGAGTCTGGCCGCAACCAAGCCTGTGGTGGTCAGCTTTTACTGCCCTTGCTGGGGTGCTTACGCCGAACCTCATCTGGACGCCCTGATCCGGCTCAGCGACGAGCTGCAGAAAAGCGGAGCCGAGCTGATCGTCCTATCGAACGAATCACCCAAGGCACTGCAACGGCAGGGTAAGGTTGTCGATTTCCTGTTCGCTTACGACGCCGATTGGCAGGTCGCGCGTCAGTTTGGCGTGTACAGCGAAGACAATCCGGTCTGGGATCGGGTCTCCGGCATCTCCGACGAAGCCTTTGTGCCGGCGCTGTACGTGATTGGCCCCGATCGCCAGATCATTTATCATGGGATCGACGAAAACTTCGATTCTCCCCTGAACACCGAAGCCGTTCTGGAAGCCGTTGATTCCGTTTCGGCCGCGACGCCGGACCTGATTGATACCGTGCCGTTTAATCCGTATTCACTGGGATTTTTCGGTTTGTGGCTGGCGGGACTGATCGCTGCGGTAGCCATGTAA
- a CDS encoding RrF2 family transcriptional regulator: protein MISKKAKYAMKALKTLTEEYGRGPVLIAQISAQENIPRKFLEIILLELRNHGILQSQKGKGGGYMLRVDPERVTLAQILRVIDGPIAPTPCVSLNFYVKCDDCEDEVTCAIRPIMERVRDANLAVYEKTTLKAFVQHELVLN, encoded by the coding sequence ATGATTTCAAAGAAAGCAAAGTACGCCATGAAGGCCCTGAAAACTCTGACGGAAGAATACGGCAGAGGTCCGGTGTTGATTGCTCAGATTTCAGCCCAGGAAAACATTCCCCGCAAGTTTCTGGAGATTATCCTGCTTGAGCTTCGCAATCACGGTATCCTGCAAAGTCAGAAGGGAAAAGGCGGTGGTTATATGCTACGTGTCGATCCCGAGCGGGTCACCCTGGCGCAGATTCTGCGGGTTATCGATGGTCCTATTGCCCCAACGCCCTGCGTATCGCTCAATTTCTACGTAAAATGCGACGATTGTGAGGATGAAGTTACCTGCGCCATCCGGCCAATTATGGAACGGGTGCGCGACGCCAATCTGGCGGTTTACGAAAAAACTACGCTCAAAGCCTTCGTCCAGCACGAACTGGTGCTGAACTGA